The following proteins are encoded in a genomic region of Rattus rattus isolate New Zealand chromosome 2, Rrattus_CSIRO_v1, whole genome shotgun sequence:
- the Ceacam19 gene encoding carcinoembryonic antigen-related cell adhesion molecule 19, with protein MEIQTWMPGCFSKGLLFSALFLALRLPQGSQAALHIQMIPEQPQKNQDLLLSLHGVPSTVQDFIWYLGEETSGGTRLFSYIPGLPRPQRDGNAMGQRDIVGFPNGSMLLRGAQPSDSGTYQVAATVNPAWTMKAKIDVQVADARKVSSLLSANAGITAAIIVGSLVVGSLLLCGIAYLLVTGRHRHRKGQSPRNTATEKPEVNMSPESGDSNIYEVMPSPVFLVSPISDTEPGNPPVVSVSPPPPPPPASQEPQPENQHYQDLLNPDPAPYCQLVPTS; from the exons ATGGAGATTCAGACCTGGATGCCGGGCTGCTTCTCAAAGGGCCTCCTGTTCTCAG CTTTGTTCCTGGCCCTTCGGCTGCCCCAAGGCTCCCAGGCAGCCCTCCACATCCAGATGATTCCAGAGCAGCCTCAAAAGAACCAGGACCTTCTCCTGTCCCTTCATGGTGTCCCCAGCACTGTCCAGGACTTCATCTGGTACCTGGGGGAAGAGACATCTGGAGGCACAAGGCTGTTCTCTTACATCCCTGGACTACCACGGCCCCAGAGGGATGGCAATGCCATGGGACAGCGAGACATTGTTGGCTTCCCGAATGGTTCCATGCTGCTTCGAGGTGCCCAACCTTCAGACAGCGGCACCTACCAGGTGGCTGCCACCGTGAACCCTGCCTGGACAATGAAAGCCAAGATTGACGTCCAGGTGGCTG ATGCACGCAAGGTCTCCTCACTCCTCTCTgccaatgctgggatcacagcagCCATCATCGTTGGAAGTCTTGTTGTCGGGTCACTACTTTTATGTGGCATTGCATACCTCCTGGTCACTGGCCGCCATCGCCATCGGAAGGGCCAGAGCCCCAG GAATACAGCTACAGAGAAGCCAGAGGTGAACATGAGTCCTGAATCTG GTGACAGCAACATCTATGAAGTGATGCCATCTCCAGTCTTCCTGGTGTCTCCCATCAGTGACACGGAGCCAGGAAACCCACCCGTGGTGAGTGTT AGCCcgcctccaccacctccaccagcaTCCCAGGAACCACAGCCAGAAAACCAGCACTATCAG